The DNA segment CTCGTCGGTCTTGATGTAGCCCTTCTCCAGCTGGATGTCCAGTTTCTCGAGCCCAAAGCCGTCGGTGATCCCCTCACGGCCGACCGCGACCAGCATCCGCTCCGCCTCGATCGTCTGCGTCTGGTCGCCGCTCTTGACGGCGACCGTCATCTTGCCGTTGGCCCGCTTGACCGTGTCCGGCTGAACCTGGGCGCCGGTGAGCACCTTGATGCCCCGCTTGGTGAGGATCTTGCCCAGCGCCTGGCCGACGTCGGCGTCCTCGAGCGGCAGGAGCGTCGGCAGGAACTCGACGAGGGTCACGTCCGCGCCGTAGCCGTTGTAGACGCAGGCAAATTCGGTCCCCACGGCCCCGGCGCCGACGATGACGATCGATTTCGGCATCTGCTCGAGGTTGACGGCGTGATCGCTGCTGATCACCCGGTCACCGTCCATGGTGAGCCCGGGCAGGGACTTCGGCCGGGAGCCGGTCGCGACCACCAGGTTCTTGGCATCGATCGTCTCGCCGCTGCCGTTGACGACGACCTTGTGCTCCGACTCGATGACGCCCTCGCCCTTGAACACGGTGACCTTGTTCTTCTTCAGCAGAAACTCGGTGCCGCGCCAGAGCTGGTTCACAACGGCTTCTTTGCGTTTCAGGACGGCCGGCCAGTCAACCTCGAGGCCCTCGGTTTTCAAGCCGAGCGCAGCGGCGCCATGGATCTGGTGGGCCAGCTCGGACGAATGGAGGAACGACTTCGTCGGGATGCAGCCGCGATGCAGGCAGGTGCCGCCGACCTTCTCCTTCTCGATGACTGCGACCTTGAGCCCCAGCTGGGCCCCACGAATGGCGCCGACATATCCGGCGGAGCCGCCCCCAATGACGGCTACGTCAAACGCCTCGTCCGGCATACAAAACGATTGTAGGCGACCGCCGGGCGGCGACCTAAGCCCCCAACAGCGCCAGCGCCGCGGTCAGTTGCGTGTCTTTTGCGAAGTCGTTCGGGGTGCGGTCCACCGCATATTCGTCCTGGGCGCTGGCGAGCGTCACCGTCTTGTCGGGGGTGATGCCCGTCTTCTCGATCGAGTGCCGATTGGGCGTCAGCCAGACGGCGATCGTGAGGTGTAGGTCGCCGTCCCGCAGCGGGAAATCCTCCTGGACGGAACCCTTGCCGAAGGACTTGACGCCCACGAGCTGGGCCCGACCGTGGTCTTTGATCGCGCCCGCGGTGATCTCCGAGGCGCTCGCCGAGTTCTCATTGACGAGGACGACGAGGGGGTTGTTGAAGGCGCGACCGGTGCCGGTGACCTTCTTCACATCCTCATGCCCGCCGCGTGACACCAGGATGGTGCTCGTTCCCTGGTTCACGAACTCGCTGATCACGTCATTGGCGGCGTCCACGTAGCCGCCCGGGTTGTCCCGCAAGTCGAGCACGACCTGGCTCACCGATCCCTTGAGGTTGTCCTTGAGTGCCTGGTCGAACTCGGTTGCGGTTCGGCCGCCGAACTCGAAGATTCGGACGTAGAGCACGCGGTTATTGAAGATATGGGTGGCGACGCTGGGCACGTTGATCTCCTCTCGGGTGAGGTCGAAGGTCAGCGTCTGGCCGGCCCGGCTGATCTGCAGCTTGACCGTGGTCCCCGCCTTGCCGCGGATGTGGTTGACGGCGTCGTCGGCGGTCCACCCTTTGGTACTTTGCCCGTCGACCGCCGTCACGACGTCCCCGGCCTTCACGCCCGCTTTCTCCGCGGGCGTTCCCGGAATGATGCTCACCAGCACGACCTGGGCGCCACTCATCTGCACCGAGGCGCCGATCCCGGCGAACTGGCCGCTGAGGAAGCTCTGGTTGGCGAGGTACTCGGCGGGCGTGAGGTAGCGCGAGAACTGATCCCCAAGCGCGCTGACCATGCCGGCGGCGGCGCCCTCGGTCAACTTGACGCCATTGGCATCGGGCTTGACGTAATGCTGCTGGATCGTCGTGAAGACGTCGTCCAGCGTGCGGTAATCGACATTGGACTTCGGCGGCGTGTAGAAGAGCAGCGACTTCGCCCAGTCGGGCGCGAAGGCACCGAATTGAAACTCGGCGAGGCTGCCGGCGTAAAAGGCGCCGATCGCCACAACAAGCAGGATCGCGATGTTTTTGGCTCGGGACATGAGTCGATTATCGTTCCGACCCGATGTTGACCCAGGATCGGAGCTTACGTCGCCGTGTGGCTCGATCACGCCGGCAAGTAGGCGAGCGGGTCAACCGGCATGCCGGCCAGGTCGATCTCGAAGTGGACGTGCGGTCCGGTGGAGTTTCCGGTGCTGCCCTCGTATCCGATGACGGTGTCCTTGTCGACCTGAACGCCGTCGCCAACGGCCCAGCTGGAGAGGTGTCCATAGAGGGTGGTGAAGCCTCCGGCATGGACGATGACCACGTAGCGCCCGTAACCACAAAGCCCGCCTCCCCAGCTACAAGCCATGGTGAAGTTGTGCACGATGCCGCCATCGGCGGCGTGCACCGCGGTGCCATAATCGGCGGCGATGTCGAGGCCGCTGTGGAAGTGCTTGCTGGGGCAGGTGGGGTCGTAGGGCTCGAACGGATAGCTGGTGCAACCGAAGCCCTGGGTGATGACACCGTCAATCGGCCATTTCCACTTGCCGGACGAGCGCGCCCGGAAGCTTTCACGGATGAGCGAGGCGATCTGCGCCTGCAACACGGCCCGTTGCGCCTGCATCTCGGCCAGCTGCGCCTGGAACTGTGCCTCGATCGCGGCGATTTGCTGCTCGCGGGCGGCGCGCTGGTCGCGCACCGTCTCTAGCTGGGCCTTCTGATCCTGGATCTGCTTGACCACTTGCGTTTGCTCGGCCTGCTTGGCTTCGAGGTCGACCTTCATCGTCTCGATCGCGGCCCGCTCCTTCTGCAGCTCGGCAAGCTGGCGCCGGTCTTCCCGCACGATGTCGTTGAAGAAGAAGATCCGATTCATGAGGTCGGTGAAGTTCGCGGCGGAGAAGACCAGCTCGAGGCCACTGACCTGGCCGCTCTTGTACATGATCCGCATCCGGTGGCCGAAATCGGCGATATGCTTGGCAAGCTCCGCCTGCTTGAGCGCCAGCTGCACCTTGGCCTGGTCGACCTGCTGCCCGAGCAGGACCAGCTTTGCCGTCTCCTGGTCGACCTGGGCCTGAACCGAGGCGAGCTGCGCGTTCAGCGCGGCGATCTGCGCCTGCAAGGCGCGCTCCTGATCGAGTAACTGACGGATCTGCGTCCGTGTGGCGATGATCTGCCCGTTGAGGCCCTGCAGCTGGTGTTGTTTGTCGTAAACCGTATCCGACACCGTGGTCAACAGCATCACGGTCAACAGCGCGATGGCGAACGCCGCGGGGCGGCGGCCCAGCCTCACTGCTTCAGGAACCGCCTTACTCCCAGATAGCTCCCCATGCTTCCCAGTAACAGGCCGAATCCGAGCATCGCCGCCAGCACCAGCCGGAGGTAGTAGGGATCGAACGCCAGCGGAACAAAGATCAGCACGCTTTGCAGGTTCACCACCGCGGGCCGGTAACCGAAGCCGACGATGAGCACCGCCACCACCGCCCCGACGACACCGACGATCAGGCCCTCGACGATGAAGGGCCAGCGCACGAACCAGTCGGTGGCGCCGACCAGCTTCATCACCTCGATCTCCTTGCGGCGGAGATAGATGGCGGTCCGGATGGTGAGCATGATGATGAAGACCGATAGTCCGGTCAATCCAACAATGAGGATCAGCCCGGCAATCCCTGCCACGCGAGCGAGCAAGATGATCTTGTCGATGACGTTGGGCTCGTAATTCGTTGCGGGCGACTTATCGACCAATGGCGAGGAGCGCACTTCCTGGTCGATCGCCGCGAGGTCGCGAATGTCCTTGACGGTCACATCGAGGCTGGCCGGCAGCGGGTTGGTGCCCAGGGTGTCGATCACACTCGGGTCCAACGCCGGCAGCTGCCGAAACCGTGCCATC comes from the Candidatus Dormiibacterota bacterium genome and includes:
- the lpdA gene encoding dihydrolipoyl dehydrogenase — its product is MPDEAFDVAVIGGGSAGYVGAIRGAQLGLKVAVIEKEKVGGTCLHRGCIPTKSFLHSSELAHQIHGAAALGLKTEGLEVDWPAVLKRKEAVVNQLWRGTEFLLKKNKVTVFKGEGVIESEHKVVVNGSGETIDAKNLVVATGSRPKSLPGLTMDGDRVISSDHAVNLEQMPKSIVIVGAGAVGTEFACVYNGYGADVTLVEFLPTLLPLEDADVGQALGKILTKRGIKVLTGAQVQPDTVKRANGKMTVAVKSGDQTQTIEAERMLVAVGREGITDGFGLEKLDIQLEKGYIKTDEHYRTGHPNVYAAGDVIGNFLLAHVAYYEGEHIMEHIAGKNPKPLDYNRVPRATYTYPQVASLGLSEKQARDQGLKVKVGKFPLVGNAKSVILGETEGFVKIISDEASDELVGVFIIGPNATELIAETALAKLLESTPFEIGASIAPHPTVSESVKEAALAVDGVAIHI
- a CDS encoding S41 family peptidase, yielding MSRAKNIAILLVVAIGAFYAGSLAEFQFGAFAPDWAKSLLFYTPPKSNVDYRTLDDVFTTIQQHYVKPDANGVKLTEGAAAGMVSALGDQFSRYLTPAEYLANQSFLSGQFAGIGASVQMSGAQVVLVSIIPGTPAEKAGVKAGDVVTAVDGQSTKGWTADDAVNHIRGKAGTTVKLQISRAGQTLTFDLTREEINVPSVATHIFNNRVLYVRIFEFGGRTATEFDQALKDNLKGSVSQVVLDLRDNPGGYVDAANDVISEFVNQGTSTILVSRGGHEDVKKVTGTGRAFNNPLVVLVNENSASASEITAGAIKDHGRAQLVGVKSFGKGSVQEDFPLRDGDLHLTIAVWLTPNRHSIEKTGITPDKTVTLASAQDEYAVDRTPNDFAKDTQLTAALALLGA
- a CDS encoding peptidoglycan DD-metalloendopeptidase family protein, coding for MRLGRRPAAFAIALLTVMLLTTVSDTVYDKQHQLQGLNGQIIATRTQIRQLLDQERALQAQIAALNAQLASVQAQVDQETAKLVLLGQQVDQAKVQLALKQAELAKHIADFGHRMRIMYKSGQVSGLELVFSAANFTDLMNRIFFFNDIVREDRRQLAELQKERAAIETMKVDLEAKQAEQTQVVKQIQDQKAQLETVRDQRAAREQQIAAIEAQFQAQLAEMQAQRAVLQAQIASLIRESFRARSSGKWKWPIDGVITQGFGCTSYPFEPYDPTCPSKHFHSGLDIAADYGTAVHAADGGIVHNFTMACSWGGGLCGYGRYVVIVHAGGFTTLYGHLSSWAVGDGVQVDKDTVIGYEGSTGNSTGPHVHFEIDLAGMPVDPLAYLPA
- a CDS encoding permease-like cell division protein FtsX — translated: MLIVWVVLLALGSLLLVLHSLDQIVALEKTKASAISVYLADTTPLSSAMDFKLHLESDPRVTSVVYVSKDQAMARFRQLPALDPSVIDTLGTNPLPASLDVTVKDIRDLAAIDQEVRSSPLVDKSPATNYEPNVIDKIILLARVAGIAGLILIVGLTGLSVFIIMLTIRTAIYLRRKEIEVMKLVGATDWFVRWPFIVEGLIVGVVGAVVAVLIVGFGYRPAVVNLQSVLIFVPLAFDPYYLRLVLAAMLGFGLLLGSMGSYLGVRRFLKQ